In Nocardioides bizhenqiangii, the DNA window TTCTTCCACGGGTCGAGCAGGTCGTGCACTCGTCGATGGTAGGCGGCTCGCCCGGTGGGTGGTGCCCGAACCCAGCGCCACGCGCGGCTAGGCTCAGTCGACGTACGCACCGGACTACCCAGGAGCAGCGCAGACGTGGCAGCGATCGAAGCCGTCGGAGCCCGCGAGATCCTCGACTCGCGCGGCAACCCCACTGTCGAGGTCGAGGTGCTCCTCGATGACGGGTCCTTCGCCCGCGCGGCCGTACCGAGCGGCGCGTCCACCGGCGCCTTCGAGGCGGTCGAGCTCCGCGACGGCGGTGAGCGCTACCTCGGCAAGGGCGTCCAGAACGCCGTCAGCGCGGTGATCAACACCCTCGGCCCGGCGATCGAGGGGCTCGACGCCGCCGACCAGCGGCTGATCGACCAGACGATGATCGACGTCGACGCCACACCCAACAAGGCGAAGGTCGGCGCCAACGCGATCCTCGGCGTCTCCCTCGCGGTCGGCCGCGCGGCTGCCGACTCCGCGGACCTCCCTCTCTACCGCTACATCGGTGGCCCCAACGCCCACCTGCTGCCGGTGCCGATGATGAACATCCTCAACGGCGGTGCCCACGCGGACACCAACGTCGACGTCCAGGAGTTCATGATCGCGCCGATCGGCGCACCGACCTTCCGCGACGCACTCCGCACCGGCGCCGAGGTCTACCACGCGCTGAAGTCGGTGCTGAAGAGCCGCGGCCTCGCTACCGGCGTGGGCGACGAGGGCGGCTTCGCTCCCGACCTCGAGTCCAACCGCGCCGCCCTCGACCTGATAGCCGAGGCGATCGACAAGGCGGGCTACGAGCTCGGCAAGGACTTCGGGCTCGCACTCGACGTCGCAGCCAGCGAGTTCTACGACGACGGCTACACGTTCGAGGGCGTCAAGAAGTCGGCGGACGAGATGATCGCCTACTACGGCGAGCTCGTCGCGGCGTACCCGATCGTGAGCATCGAGGACCCGCTCGACGAGGACGACTGGGACGGCTGGAAGGCGATCACCGACGCGCTCGGCGGCAAGACCCAGCTGGTCGGCGACGACCTGTTCGTCACCAACGTCGAGCGACTGCAGCGCGGCATCTCCGGCGGCCAGGCCAACGCGCTGCTGGTGAAGGTCAACCAGATCGGCTCGCTGACCGAGACCCTCGACTCCGTCGACCTGGCGCACCGCAGCGGCTTCCGCTGCATGATGAGCCACCGCTCGGGCGAGACCGAGGACACCACGATCGCCGACCTCGCGGTCGCGACCAACTGCGGCCAGATCAAGACCGGCGCGCCGGCCCGGTCGGAGCGGGTGGCGAAGTACAACCAGCTGCTCCGGATCGAGGACGAGCTCGGCGACGCCGCGCGCTACGCCGGCGCCGCGGCTTTCCCGCGCTACCAGGGCTGACCAGGACCGAAGGACCGGACGACCGAAGGGGGATCGCGTGGCTGCCACACCCGGCGACCGTCGTACCCCTGCGAAGAGGTCGGGTCGACCGAGCCGACCGGCCCGTTCCGGACCCGGCGCTGCCGGACGTCCGGAGCGGAAGCGTGCCGAGCGCGACCGCGCGGCGACCGTCGCCCGGGTCCGTGCCGACGAGCGGCACCGGTCGCGACTCACCGGCCGCGCCGCCATCCTGGTGCTGGTCCTCGCGGTCCTCGCGGTGTCCTACGCGTCGTCCCTGCGCGCCTACCTGCAGCAGCGGCACCAGATCGACGACCTCGAGACGCTGATCGAGGAGAAGGAGTCGGCGATCGACGAGCTCCAGCGTGAGACGGACCGCCGCAAGGACCCGGCGTTCGTCATGCAGGAGGCCCGGAAGCTGGGCTACGTGCTGCCGGGCGAGACGCCGTTCGTGGTCGTCGACGCCAACGGCGACCCGTTGACCGACGCCGAGCTCGACGACCCGTCGTCGTCCGGCGACGACGAGGCACCGGCGTGGTACGACGGCGTGTGGTCCTCGGTCAAGGTCGCCGGCGACCCGCCGACCGAGATCCCGCCGCCCCCGCAGAAGCGGATCGTGGGGTCGGAGGATTAGGGCGTGACCTCGTGACCTCTGCGGACGAGGCGGTGATCGCGGCGCAGCTCGGCCGACCGCCGCGCGGCATCCACGCGATCGGGCACCGCTGCCCGTGCGGCAACCCGGACGTGGTGACGACCGAGCCGCGACTGCCGAACGGGACGCCGTTCCCGACCACGTACTACCTGACCTGCCCGCGGGTGAACTCGCGGATCGGCACCCTCGAGGCATCGGGCCTGATGCGGACCATGCAGGACCGGCTCACGTCCGACCCCGGCCTCGCGGAGGCATATCGGCTCGCTCACGTCGCCTACCTGGCGGACCGGGCCGCGGTGGGTGAGTCGGCCGGGCTGGAGGTCCCGGAGATCGAGGGCATCTCGGCCGGCGGCATGCCCGACCGGGTGAAGTGCCTGCACGTCCTTGCTGCCCACTCCCTGGCCGCGGGGCCGGGGGTGAACCCGCTCGGGGACGAGGTGCTCGAGCTGCTCGGCGACTGGTGGGAGACGGGTCCCTGCGTCACGCCCGAGGCTCCCTCCGGTGGTTGAGGTGCGACGAGTGCAGCGAGGAGCCTCGAAACCGACCACCGTCGCCGCCATCGACTGCGGGACGAACACGATCAAGCTCCTCGTCGGCGACCTGCCTGACGTCGCTGTGCGGGAGAGCCGGATGGTCCGGCTCGGGCAGGGCGTCGACGCGACCGGCAGGCTGGCCCCGGAAGCGCTGGCGCGGGCGTTCGCGGCCATCGACGAGTACGCCGCGCTCATCACCGAGCACGGCGCCGAGCGGGTGCGGTTCTGCGCCACGTCGGCGACCCGGGACGCGGACAACGCGGCCGAGTTCACGGCCGGCGTCCGGGCCCGGCTCGGGATCGAGCCCGAGGTCCTGTCCGGCGACGAGGAGGCCAGGCTCGCGTTCGACGGTGCCCTGCGGGGCACCGACCTGCTCCCGGATCCCGTCCTCGTCCTCGACGTCGGCGGCGGGTCCACGGAGCTGATCCTGGGCGAGCGCCCGACCGGGGACGAGGACGACGCCCTCAGGGCGTACTCCATGGACATCGGCTCGGTGCGCCTCCACGAGCGGTGCCTCGGTGGCGACCCCGCGACACAGGAGCAGATCGCGTCCTGCGTGAGTGCGATCGACGCCGCGCTCGACGAATGCCCCGTCGACCCGGCAGCGGCCGCGGCCGTGATCGGCATCGCCGGCACGGTGACGACGGTCGCCGCCGGCGTGCTCGGGCTGCGGGCCTACGACCGGGACGTCATCCACGGCCAGGTGCTCGACATCGAGGCGGTCCACGGCACGGTCGACGACCTGGTCCACGCCACCCGCGCGCAACGGCTCGCCCTGGGCTACGTGCACCCCGGTCGCGCGGACGTGATCGACGCGGGCGCGCTGATCGTGTCCCGCGTGCTGCGTCGGACGACGGTGGAGACGGTGACGGTCGCGGAGACCGACATCCTCGACGGCATCGCCTGGTCGCTGGTCGACTGACCGGCTCGGCCGACTCGGCCGACTCGGCCGAAACGTCTGCGCGGCGGTCGCGCCGAGCGTAGGTTCCCGCAACATGAGCACAGCCCGAGGCCTGACCGAGCCGCAGGTGCTGGCGGTGGGCCGCGGCCTGCTGACGGAGCTGGCCCGGCTGCACGAGGCCGGGGGCGTCAGCGGCGCCGTCGGCCCGGCGACGGTCCTCGTGAACGACGACGGCGCCGTGCGCCTCGTCGACGGACCCGCGGACCGGGCCTACGCCAGCCCCGAGGTGCTCACGGGGCAGCCGCCGACCGCCCGCAGCGATCTCTACTCCGCGGGCGCGCTCCTGGCGCACCTCTTCCGAGGTGAGCCGACGCTGCCCCCCAGCGTGGCGGACCTCGATCCCGGCGTTGCCTGGCTGCTCGGGCCGGTGCTGGCGGCCGATCCGGCGACGCGGCCGGGATCGGCTGCGGCGATGGTCGCGGCGGTCGACCAGCTCGCCGAGCAGCGGCACGGCGCCGACTGGAGGGTCGCAGCCGGCCTGGCCGGCGCGGCGGGCGTCGCAGGTGCGGTGCCGGTCCTCGTGCTGGCCACCGGGGGCGGGGCGTCCGCGGCGGGCGCTGCCGCCGGCGGTGCGGCCGGGCTCGGCGCGGGCGCGGTCGGAACGGGCGGTGCCGGCGCCGGCGGGGCAGCGGGCGGCGCCGCCTCGGTGGCAGGCACGGGCGCGAGCGGGCAGGTCGCTGCCGCCGGTGGCGTGGTCACGCCGCAGGGCGGAGTGCTGGGAGGCGTCGCGGCGCCGGGCGCGGGCACACCGGCGGCCGCAGGCGGAGCCTCGGCGTCGGGCGCGGCCGGAACCGGCCAGGGAGTCGCCGGCGGCGGCGTCCAAGCAGCGGGCCACACCTCGCACGCGGTCGGTGGCGGGATCTCCAAGGGTCTCGCGGTCAAGCTCGGCGCGGCGGTCGCTGCCGGCGCCGTGGGCGTCGCCGGGACCGCTGCGGCCGTCATCCTGCTGACGGGTGGCGAGACGAAGACGGTCGAGGTGCCCGCCACGTCCGACATCTACCTGGCCGGCGCCAGCGAGGAGATGGAGGCCCAGCTGAGCGACCCCGGCACTCGGCCCGTGTCGGTCGACGTCGACGGCGCCGGCACGGTCTCGTTCCCGTCGGTCGAGGGCGAGCTGTCCGCGTGCAGCGGTTGCGAGCCGGAGTCGCCCGACGGCGGCAACATCTCCTTCGGCTCCACCGGCATCACCGCGTTCAACGGCATCGCCGGCGTCACCTTCGCCGACCGGACCCTGTTCGTCGTCGGCGTGTTCGTCGGCGACGACCAGCCCACGCAACCCGACGACGCCGTGGTCGACCTGAGCGGCGCCGACGACGAGACGACCCAGGAGCCCGGGCTCGGCGAGCCGTTCTTCATCGGCGACGGCGAGACCGGCGACGGCGAGGTCCAGGAGGTCGTCGTACCCGAGGACGCGACGACCCTCTACGTCGGCTTCGCCGACGCGTACGGGTTCTACGGCACACCGGGTGCGTACGGCGACAACGAGGGGTCGGTCGACGTCGAGGTCTCGATCGACTGATTTGGTCTCGATACTCGCCACGGGGTCGCTTGCTTCGCGGCGCATCCCCGTCGGCGCACTCGACCCGCGGCCTGATCCGAACCCTCGCGAGCTCGGGCTCGGGGCCGCTGCCTGGGAGGATGCTGCGCATGACCTCCTTGTACGCCGTCACCGTCCTCGGCCACGACCGACCCGGGATCATCGCCGCGGCGACCGACGGGCTCGCCGGTCTCGGGCTCAACATCGAGGACTCGACGATGACCCTGCTCCGGGGGCACTTCGCGATGATGCTGCTGTGCTCGACCGAGGGTGCCAGCGGGCCGGTCGGCCCCCGCGACATCGAGCAGGCGCTCGCGCCACTGACCGCGGACGGTGACCTCGACGTGGCCGTCCGCCCCGTGACCGACGAGCCGACGCCGGGCACCGGGGGCAGCTCGTGGGTGCTGACCGTGCACGGCGGCGATCGGCCGGGCATCGTGTCCGCCGTCGTCGGGGAGGTGGCCACCGCCGGAGGCAACATCACCGACCTGACCACCCGGCTCGCCGGCGACCTCTACCTGCTCGTCGCCGAGCTCGACCTCCCGGCCGGCGCCGACGCCGCAGCCGTCGAGGCCGCGATCAAGGCCGCTGCTCACGGAGTCGGAGTCACTGCCACGCTGCGGGCGGCCGAGGCCGACGACCTGTGAGCGAGGCGGACAGCGACCGGCTGGCGGCGTGGACCGAGGCCGAGCTCGACCTGGCGGGTCGGGTTCTCGAGGTCGTGCGCGCGCCGGACCCCGTCCTGGCGACGGCCGGCGCGCGCGTCGACCCCGCCGATCCGGTGTGGGTCCAGCTGGCGGCCGACCTGGTCGCGACGATGCGGGTCAGCCCCGGTTGCGTCGGGCTGGCCGCGCAGCAGGTCGGCATCGCCGCGCAGCTCTTCTGCGTCGACGTGTCGGCGCACCCCAAGGCCCGGACCCACCACGGCACCTTCGTGCTCTGCAACGCCGAGGTCGTCGAGGCGAGCCGCAACGACCGCGCCCGCGAGGGGTGCATGAGCGTCCCCGACTTCACCGGCGACGTGAAGCGCGCGAGCCGGCTCGTCGTCACCGGTCAGCTGCCGGGCACCGGTGAGCAGGTCACGGTCGCGACCGACGCGTTCGAGGCCCGGGCGCTCCAGCACGAGATGGACCACTGCCAGGGGCTGCTGTTCCTCGACCGGGTCGCCGGCGCGCACGCCGTACACCCCCGCCAGACGTACTTATGACCGAGACTTGCTGACGGCAGCGCCGACTCGCCCCTGTATCCCAACCGGTTAGAGGAAGTCGCCTTAAAAGCGATTCAGTCTGGGTTCGAACCCCAGCGGGGGCACCGCCCGAAGTACACCCCGACACGGCCGTGCGGCCGGTCCTCAGGACCGGCCGCACGGAGTTCCGCTATGCCGTGCCGAGCTGTCCCGTCACTTCGCGACGAACAGGCCGTCGACGGCGACGCGCTTGCCCTCGGTCACCACCCTGATCACGACCTTGCCGGAGCGGATCTCGTCGAACGTGGCCAGCTTGACGACCCGTCGCTTGCCGGTGCCCTTGAAGTTCACGGTCCTCAGGACCTCGGTGCCGAGCTTGACGACCGCCTTGCCGCCGTTGGCGGACCGGTGGATCACCAAGCCCAGCCGCTTCGCCTTGACGCCGTTGAGGACGAGCCTGGCACCCTTCGTCTTGGTCGTGCTGAGGGTCGTCAGGTAGTGACCGGTGACGTCCGAGACCCGCGTCCAGACGGGGCCGACCAGGGACGCGTCGTCGACCGGCAGGGTTGTGCACCGCTCGGGCGAGCCGGCGCCCAGGTTGTTGACGTTGTCGACGGAGCGGGCGATGAAGCAGTACGTCGAGCCCGGCGTCCCCGTGTACTTGGCGTGATCCACCACCGAGTCGTCGACCGCGTTGGTGCTCTGGCCGAAGCCGGCCTGGTTCCACGCCGCCGACTTCACCGAGACGTCGGTCGTCTTGACGCCGGACACCTCGTCGGCCGCCGTCCAGGCGAGCCGGATCGCGGTGCCCTTCGTGGTGTTGGGCAGCGGCGCGGTGAGGGTAGTCGTCGGGCCGGCGCGGTCGAGGAGCCGGGCGCGGATCTCGTCGAAGCCCACCGCCGGGTCCCAGTACCCGATCAGCGCGGCGTTGCCCGCGTTGTCGACGTCGGCCTCGATCCGGTAGCTGACCTCGTCATAGCCCGCGCCGTGGTTGAGCGTGGAGAAGCTCAGAGCCGGATGAGTGCGGTACTTCGTGATCCGAGTGCCGCCGGAGACGTAGTCGATGAGCTGGGTCCCGCTGTCGCTCACGCTGACCTCGGGGTAGAGGTAAATCCAGCTGTGGTCCGGCACGTTGAGCGAGGTCGCCGGGCCCCATGCGCCGCCGGTGCTCGGCCGGGCCGCGTAGGCGGCGTCGTAGAAGCCGTCGACGTTGGTCTGCCAGGCGACGAGGGTGCGACCGGTCGCGTCGGTGTCGGCCGAGAGGAACGACGTCGTCTTGCCGGGGGCTGAGATGACGCCGAGGCCGGTCCAGCCGGTCCCGGCCTGGTTCTCGGTCGTGGCGTGGACGCGCCAGTCGCTGGAGTCGTCGCCGACCTTGCCGTTGAAGAAGATCGTGCTGCGCCCGGCTCCGTCGATGACGACCTGAGGGTCGCGAGCGGATGCGGTGAGGAACGAGACCTGCTCGGGCTCGTTCCATCCGCCGCCGGGGGTGAACTCGGCCGCGTAGACGCCGTCGATGGACTCGTCGGTCCCATAGGCGAGCACCGCCTGGCCGGCCTCGTTGGCGTCGACGGACACCGATGCCCCGAACTCGGTGGCGATGGCCTTGCCGGTCGTGGCGAGGCCGGGTTCCCACGTCCGGACCTGGACCGTCTCCTTGCCGGCAACGGCGGCGCGGAAGGCTACGTGGAGAGTGCCGTCGCCGTCGATGGCCGACGACACCGAGTCGTACGTCGCCGCGGTGTGCCACAGGTCGATCGCCGGTGACCAGGTGCCGTCGTCCTCGAGTCGGGCGCCGCGCGGTTTCCAGTTGACGCCGTCGTACTGCGCGACCCAGGTCGCGGCGACGTCGCCGTCGTCGTTGGCGACGACCTCGACGTACTCGGTGTCGACGCCCTGAGGGGACACCCAGGTGGCGGGGCCCCACGTCCCGTCCACGGCTACGCGGGCGCGGACCCGGTCCGCGCCGGTGTCGCCGTCGATCCACAGGGCGACCGCGTCGCCGGCGCCGGTGCTGACGACCGACACGTTCCTGAAGCCGGAGTTGTCGGCCGCGAGCGTGAAGGAGTCGTCCCACCCGGCGGCCTGGCCGGGCGCGGGCGGGAGGCCGAGGGCGCCGGCGGCAACGGCCCCGGCGGCCAGGAGGGCCGCGGTGCGGCGGCGGGGGCCGGAGAACTGACTGGTGCTCATGATGATGCCTTTCGGGAAACCCTGGGATCGGGCGGTTCGTGATGACCTCAGACTTCTCCCGCACAGGGGTCGGCTACATCGGGGCCGGCCACGCACCTAAGGCCGCGCGCCACCGATCCAAGGATTCCGCTTGCCTTCAGGTCGACATGAAGCGGCAGAGTGGTCGGCATGACGCACGAGCATCACCACGACGACGCCACCTTGGAGGAGCTGCGCCAGGCGCTGACTCGCGAGTTCTGGGACGAGCGGTACGGCGGCAGCGAGCGGGTCTGGAGCGGGAAGCCCAACCAGCGGCTGGTCGAGCAGACCGCCGACCTGACCCCCGGCCGCGCGTGCGACATCGGCTGCGGCGAGGGCGCCGACGCGATCTGGCTCGCCGAGCAGGGCTGGGACGTCACCGCTCTCGACGTGTCCCGAGTGGCGCTCGACCGGACGGCGCAGCACGCGATCGAGCGCGGTGTCGACCGCCGGGTCAGGGTGGGGGAGTACGACGTGCTGTCCGACCGCCCGCCACGCGCTCCTCGCCGTACCAAAGGCTTCGACCTGGTCTCGGCTCACTTCATGCACGTGCCGCGCGAGGACTTCGACGATGTCTACCGCCGGCTCGCCGCAGCCGTGGCGCCCGGGGGCCGGCTGCTCGTCGTCGCCCACCACCCCGACGACGTAGAGACCGGTGCTCGGGAGTCGCACGGCCGCGGATTGATGTTCCCGCCCGAGCAGGTGCTGGCCGCCCTCGGTGTGGAGGGTGGGGCCTCCGACGACTGGGAGCCCGAGGTGGTCGACGCGCCCGTGCGCGAGCAGCAGATGCCGGACGGCCCGATGCAGGTCCGGGACACGGTCGTCCGCCTCCGGCGGAGGTAGTCACCTTCCCGGCCCCGGTTCGTTGTCCTGACGTGAGCCGACGTAGAACGTGTTCTATCGCGCTGGTCGTTGCCGCCTTGCTGGTCGGCATCACGCCGGGCGCTGACGCCGTTCGCGACGGTCGCTCGGCGGTCACGGCACCTGCAGCCGTGGCCGCCCCTGAACCGGACCTGCCGCAGCTGCGCCGCAAGGGCCGGTGGATGGTCGACCAGCACGGCCGGGTCGTGATCGTGCACGGCTTCAACCTGGTGTGGAAGCGCGCGCCGTACGTCCCGCCGGCCACCCGGGCCGGCTTCACCGCCGCCGACGCTCGCTGGCTGAAGCGCTTCGGCTTCAACGGGGTGCGGCTCGGCACCCTCTGGGCCGGGATCACTCCCGAGCAGGCCGGGGTCGGAGACCCGGCCTACCGCGACCGGTGGCAGCGGGTGATGGACCTGCTGACCGAGCAGGGCATCTGGATGCAGCTCGACGCGCACCAGGACATGTGGCACGAGACGTACGGCGGCGAGGGAGTGCCGGACTGGGCGATGATCCGGCCCGCGCCGTTCCACCTGCTCCCGCCGGTCAACCTGCCGTTCCCGATGGGCTACTGGACGCCCGAGGTGTCGACGGTGTTCGACCAGTTCTGGGCCGACCAGCACGGCCTGCTCGACGGCTGGGTCGCGGCCTGGGAGGTCGCCGCGCGCTGGTGGCAGGAGCAGCCCTACCTGATGGGCTACGACCTGATCAACGAGCCCTGGATGGGCCTGGAGTGGCCGACCTGCCTCCTGGCGGGTTGCCAGGCGTCGTACACCAACGAGCTGCAACCGGCCTACGAGCAGGCCACCGCGGCGATCCGGGCCATCGATACCGAGAACATCGTCTGGTGGGAGCCGCAGCAGTTCGCTGGCGGACAGAAGATCCCGACCTTCCTCGAGCCGATGGCGGGGGAGCGGCGGCTCGGGCTGTCGTGGCACAACTACTGCCCGGACGTGTTCCTCGAGTCGCAGGGGATCCCGGGCGGCGATGTCGAGAACTGCTGGGCGTTCAGCCGCGACCGCAACGCGCACGCGCTCGACCAGGCAGCCGCGATGAGAGCGGTGCCGATGATGAGCGAGTGGGGGGCGACCGACAACCTGCGGGCGATCGAGATCGATGCCGCAGTCGCCGACGAGCACCTGATGGGCTGGCTGCACTGGGCCTACAAGCGCTGGGACGACCCGACCACCGCCGACGACGCCCAGGGCATGTTCGCCGACGACGCCGACCTCACGACCGTCAAGACCGAGAAGCTGCGCCGGCTGGTGCGGACCTACGCGCAGGCGGTCGCCGGCGTCCCGACCGCGATGTCGTTCGACGCCGGCTCCGGTGACTTCCGGTTCCGCTACCGACCGGACCCCGGGATCGCGGCGCCGACGGAGATCTTCGTCAGTCCGCTGCACTACCCCGACGGCTTCCAGGTCAGCGTCACCGGCGGCACCGCCGTCCGCCGACCGGGCCGGATGGTGCACGTCACGCCGGCCTCCGAGGGGCCGGTCACAGTGACCATCACCGGGCGCTGAGCGGGAACGTCCGGGGGTCTCGGAGCGTTGTTCGGGTATCTGACTGCCTAGACTGGGAGTCACCTACTCAGGAATCCCTTCGGAGGAGACCATGCAGAGCAACAACCCCGTGTTCCGTCGGTCGGAGGAGTTCAACCAAGCCTCCCCGTACGGCCAGACGTCGTACCCGGGATACGCGCCGTCGCCGCAGGGCCTCGGCGGCGAACCGGGCTACGCTCCGCCCACCGCCCCGCCGACCGCGGGTCGGATGACGATCGACTCCGTCGTGCAGTCGAGCGCGATGACTCTCGGTGTCGTATTTCTGACCGCCGCGGCGACGTGGGTGCTGACTCCCGCGATCGAGGACGAGGCCGCCGCCGGCACGCTGATGGCCGCGATCCTGATCGGCTCGCTGGGCGCCTTCGCCCTTTCGATGGTGAACTCGTTCAAGCGCGTCGTGAGCCCGCCGCTGGTGCTGGCGTTCGCTGCCCTCGAGGGTGTCGCGCTGGGCGCGCTCAGCAAGTTCTACGACGCCGCGTTCCCGAGCGAGCAGTACGGCGGCATCGTCGTCCAGGCTGTGCTCGGCACGTTCGCGGCGTTCGCGGGCACGCTGGCGGCGTACAAGTTCTTCGAGATCAAGGTCGGCCAGAGGTTCCGCACCTTCGTGATCGCCGCGATGTTCGGCATGGTGGCGCTCAGCATGATGGAGCTCGTGCTCGGCCTCTTCGGGAGCGAGCTCGGCCTCTTCGGCTTCGGCGGATTGGGCCTGATCTTCTCGATCGCCGGCCTAGTGCTCGGCGTGTTCATGCTGATCCTCGACTTCGACTTCATCGAGCAGGGCGTCCGCAACGGCATCCCCGAGAGGGAGTCGTGGCGGGCGGCGTTCGCGCTCACGGTGAGCCTGGTCTGGATCTACACCAACCTGCTGCGGATCCTGGCCATCCTCCAGTCGGACTGAGGTCTCGAGACGCCACCACCGTGACGTATCCGTGGCGCGGGAGGCGAAGGCCTCCTCGACCACAGAAGCAAAGCCGAGGGCCCCGGAGCGATCCGGGGCCTTCGGTCATTTCGGGGACTGGTCGACGCTTCCGACGGCCTCGTGCTCGTCGGGCGCCTCCGCCGCGACCTGCGGCCGGCGGCGCCGGTGGCGCAGCTCGACCCAGAGACCACGGACACCCGCGCGCCTCCCCGCGACCTCGGTGCCGCCGAGCTCGGTGCCCGGCTCGTTGACGGCCTGGACGGCGGCCCGGGAGATCGGCAGCACGCCCTCGCCCCGGTAGGCCTCGAGCGTGATCTCCTCGACGGGCGCCTCGTCGAGGGCGGCCAGCACGGAGGGGAGCAGCACGTTGGCGCAGGCGCGGTAGCCCGCGGCGGACGGGTGGAACCGGTCGGGACCGAACAGGACCCCGGGAGCGGCGGCGAACTCCGGCCCGAGCACCGAGCCGAGCGACACCGTCCGTCCGCCCTCCTCGATGGTGGCGATCGTCTGGGCGGCCGCCAGCCGGCGGGACCAGGTGCGGGCGACCTGCCGCAGCGGCGGAGCGATCGGCTGGATGGTGCCGAGATCGGGACAGGTGCCCACGACGACCTTGGCACTGGCGGCGGTGAGGCGTCGTACGGCCTCGGAGAGGTACCGGACCGACTGCGACGGCAGCACCGTGTGGGTCACGTCGTTGCCGCCGATCATGATCAACACGACCTCGGGCTCGATCGGGAGGGCCCGGTCGATCTGCGCCGCCAGGTCGGACGAGCGCGCGCCGACGACGCAGACCTCCTTGAGGTAGACCCGCCGGTCCGCGTGCCGCGCCACGCCGCTGGCGATGAGAGCGCCCGGCGTCTCCTCGACGCGCTCCACGCCGTAGCCGGCGGCGCTCGAGTCGCCGAGCAGCGCGATCCGGATCGCCGGGCCGGGCCGACCGCGGCCGTACCAGCCGGTCGAGTTCGGCGGCACGTCGTTGGCCTCGCCGATCGTGCGGCGGGCGAGCTTCGCCTCGGCGACCAGCACGCCGTAGATCCCGGCGCCGAGCGCGGAAACGCCGCCGCCGCCGTAGAGGGCGGCAGCGGCCAGCTTCCGTGCCGCTGCTGCTTTCGTCACGCGCCCCACCTTA includes these proteins:
- the eno gene encoding phosphopyruvate hydratase, coding for MAAIEAVGAREILDSRGNPTVEVEVLLDDGSFARAAVPSGASTGAFEAVELRDGGERYLGKGVQNAVSAVINTLGPAIEGLDAADQRLIDQTMIDVDATPNKAKVGANAILGVSLAVGRAAADSADLPLYRYIGGPNAHLLPVPMMNILNGGAHADTNVDVQEFMIAPIGAPTFRDALRTGAEVYHALKSVLKSRGLATGVGDEGGFAPDLESNRAALDLIAEAIDKAGYELGKDFGLALDVAASEFYDDGYTFEGVKKSADEMIAYYGELVAAYPIVSIEDPLDEDDWDGWKAITDALGGKTQLVGDDLFVTNVERLQRGISGGQANALLVKVNQIGSLTETLDSVDLAHRSGFRCMMSHRSGETEDTTIADLAVATNCGQIKTGAPARSERVAKYNQLLRIEDELGDAARYAGAAAFPRYQG
- a CDS encoding FtsB family cell division protein, with translation MAATPGDRRTPAKRSGRPSRPARSGPGAAGRPERKRAERDRAATVARVRADERHRSRLTGRAAILVLVLAVLAVSYASSLRAYLQQRHQIDDLETLIEEKESAIDELQRETDRRKDPAFVMQEARKLGYVLPGETPFVVVDANGDPLTDAELDDPSSSGDDEAPAWYDGVWSSVKVAGDPPTEIPPPPQKRIVGSED
- a CDS encoding DUF501 domain-containing protein, with the protein product MTSADEAVIAAQLGRPPRGIHAIGHRCPCGNPDVVTTEPRLPNGTPFPTTYYLTCPRVNSRIGTLEASGLMRTMQDRLTSDPGLAEAYRLAHVAYLADRAAVGESAGLEVPEIEGISAGGMPDRVKCLHVLAAHSLAAGPGVNPLGDEVLELLGDWWETGPCVTPEAPSGG
- a CDS encoding Ppx/GppA phosphatase family protein; translated protein: MQRGASKPTTVAAIDCGTNTIKLLVGDLPDVAVRESRMVRLGQGVDATGRLAPEALARAFAAIDEYAALITEHGAERVRFCATSATRDADNAAEFTAGVRARLGIEPEVLSGDEEARLAFDGALRGTDLLPDPVLVLDVGGGSTELILGERPTGDEDDALRAYSMDIGSVRLHERCLGGDPATQEQIASCVSAIDAALDECPVDPAAAAAVIGIAGTVTTVAAGVLGLRAYDRDVIHGQVLDIEAVHGTVDDLVHATRAQRLALGYVHPGRADVIDAGALIVSRVLRRTTVETVTVAETDILDGIAWSLVD
- a CDS encoding protein kinase family protein gives rise to the protein MSTARGLTEPQVLAVGRGLLTELARLHEAGGVSGAVGPATVLVNDDGAVRLVDGPADRAYASPEVLTGQPPTARSDLYSAGALLAHLFRGEPTLPPSVADLDPGVAWLLGPVLAADPATRPGSAAAMVAAVDQLAEQRHGADWRVAAGLAGAAGVAGAVPVLVLATGGGASAAGAAAGGAAGLGAGAVGTGGAGAGGAAGGAASVAGTGASGQVAAAGGVVTPQGGVLGGVAAPGAGTPAAAGGASASGAAGTGQGVAGGGVQAAGHTSHAVGGGISKGLAVKLGAAVAAGAVGVAGTAAAVILLTGGETKTVEVPATSDIYLAGASEEMEAQLSDPGTRPVSVDVDGAGTVSFPSVEGELSACSGCEPESPDGGNISFGSTGITAFNGIAGVTFADRTLFVVGVFVGDDQPTQPDDAVVDLSGADDETTQEPGLGEPFFIGDGETGDGEVQEVVVPEDATTLYVGFADAYGFYGTPGAYGDNEGSVDVEVSID
- a CDS encoding glycine cleavage system protein R, with the protein product MTSLYAVTVLGHDRPGIIAAATDGLAGLGLNIEDSTMTLLRGHFAMMLLCSTEGASGPVGPRDIEQALAPLTADGDLDVAVRPVTDEPTPGTGGSSWVLTVHGGDRPGIVSAVVGEVATAGGNITDLTTRLAGDLYLLVAELDLPAGADAAAVEAAIKAAAHGVGVTATLRAAEADDL
- the def gene encoding peptide deformylase — its product is MSEADSDRLAAWTEAELDLAGRVLEVVRAPDPVLATAGARVDPADPVWVQLAADLVATMRVSPGCVGLAAQQVGIAAQLFCVDVSAHPKARTHHGTFVLCNAEVVEASRNDRAREGCMSVPDFTGDVKRASRLVVTGQLPGTGEQVTVATDAFEARALQHEMDHCQGLLFLDRVAGAHAVHPRQTYL
- a CDS encoding SAM-dependent methyltransferase, with product MTHEHHHDDATLEELRQALTREFWDERYGGSERVWSGKPNQRLVEQTADLTPGRACDIGCGEGADAIWLAEQGWDVTALDVSRVALDRTAQHAIERGVDRRVRVGEYDVLSDRPPRAPRRTKGFDLVSAHFMHVPREDFDDVYRRLAAAVAPGGRLLVVAHHPDDVETGARESHGRGLMFPPEQVLAALGVEGGASDDWEPEVVDAPVREQQMPDGPMQVRDTVVRLRRR